A genomic window from Salvia hispanica cultivar TCC Black 2014 chromosome 5, UniMelb_Shisp_WGS_1.0, whole genome shotgun sequence includes:
- the LOC125187976 gene encoding transcription factor LAF1-like, whose translation MGCKKSEKAKTAQKHKKGLWSPDEDLKLKNHIMKYGHGCWSSIPLNAGLKRNGKSCRLRWINYLRPGLKRGAFSFAEEDKIFALHRVLGNKWSQIAHHLPGRTDNEIKNHWHSYLKKRLSKFADAPSSSSKSPPQNSTFDSLENTEASSTDTDQSIDHQQDKCNLPKVLFAEWLSLDQFNGHNHGSSSSNAQDLKYPFDYGSSISEDSSAQLNGEAIGTEEIHTKPNFNSISIDDILRSPFGFDDQISEAGLVDYFPGVFNFSCDELYM comes from the exons ATGGGGTGCAAGAAGTCAGAGAAGGCGAAGACGGCGCAGAAGCACAAGAAGGGGCTGTGGTCTCCAGATGAAGATCTCAAGCTCAAAAACCACATCATGAAATATGGCCATGGCTGCTGGAGCTCCATTCCTCTCAATGCAG GTCTTAAAAGGAATGGAAAGAGCTGCAGATTAAGGTGGATTAACTATCTAAGGCCCGGACTGAAGCGTGGGGCGTTTAGCTTCGCAGAGGAGGACAAGATCTTCGCCCTTCACCGAGTCTTAGGAAACAA GTGGTCTCAGATAGCACATCACCTACCCGGAAGAACTGATAACGAGATCAAAAACCACTGGCATTCTTACCTAAAGAAAAGGCTCTCAAAATTTGCTGATGCACCCTCTTCTTCGTCCAAGTCGCCTCCCCAAAATAGTACCTTTGACTCCCTAGAAAACACGGAAGCATCATCAACGGACACGGATCAGTCTATAGATCACCAACAAGACAAATGCAACTTGCCAAAAGTCCTTTTTGCTGAATGGTTGTCTCTTGACCAGTTCAATGGCCACAACCACGGCTCTTCTTCTAGCAACGCACAAGATCTCAAATACCCTTTTGACTATGGAAGCTCGATCTCTGAAGACTCTTCGGCTCAGCTCAATGGAGAGGCCATCGGCACTGAAGAAATCCACACTAAACCAAACTTCAATAGTATATCTATTGATGATATTCTTCGATCACCATTTGGCTTCGATGATCAGATCTCAGAGGCTGGTCTGGTCGATTATTTTCCCGGagtttttaacttttcttgtgatgaattgtatatgtga
- the LOC125187977 gene encoding 25.3 kDa vesicle transport protein, whose protein sequence is MLKMTIVGRVSDGLPLALGHGSRYVNEENNDGDISSHKQQAEFLLQEVSRRALPHSKMTIFLDDHCFNYIVENGMCFMALCDSMYPTKLAFCYLQDLHKEFVKFEDVGLNATSIRPYSLVKFGGVIANVRRKYVDTRSQANLSKMNSGASQDADVISESFSRIVQRRRRSELFGRISEAHLHSSPIWCSNRLEIIALKWIPIGLVVAVATVVIWTRWFHCDVFLIC, encoded by the exons atgttgaaGATGACAATAGTTGGAAGGGTAAGTGATGGGCTGCCTCTAGCTCTAGGCCATGGTTCAAGATATGTGAATGAAGAGAATAACGATGGTGACATCTCTTCTCATAAGCAACAAGCCGAGTTCTTGCTCCAGGAAGTTTCTAGAAGAGCACTTCCACATTCCAAGATGACCATTTTCTTGGATGATCATTGCTTCAA TTACATTGTTGAGAATGGAATGTGCTTCATGGCACTCTGTGATTCAATGTATCCAACAAAGCTGGCCTTTTGTTATTTACAAGATTTGCATAAGGAGTTTGTCAAGTTTGAGGATGTGGGCTTGAATGCCACTTCTATCAGACCCTACAGCCTTGTTAAATTTG GTGGTGTAATTGCAAATGTAAGAAGGAAATATGTTGACACAAGGTCACAGGCCAACTTGTCAAAGATGAACTCTGGTGCTTCTCAAGATGCAGATGTGATTTCAGAGAGCTTTTCGCGTATTGTACAGCGTAGGCGAAGATCGG AACTGTTTGGGAGGATAAGTGAAGCACATTTGCATTCTTCTCCAATTTGGTGTTCCAATAGGCTTGAG ATAATCGCGTTGAAATGGATCCCAATAGGACTGGTTGTAGCTGTTGCAACTGTAGTTATATGGACCAGATGGTTTCATTGTGATGTGTTCTTGATTTGTTGA